In one window of Mercurialis annua linkage group LG4, ddMerAnnu1.2, whole genome shotgun sequence DNA:
- the LOC126677186 gene encoding endoglucanase 6, protein MASFTKLIAMAPLFMLLCLPLAFAGHDYGQALSKSFLFFEAQRSGYLPHNQRVNWRANSGLNDGKASGVDLVGGYYDAGDNVKFGLPMAFTVTMVSWSIIEYGKQMASSGELGHAMDAVKWGTDYFIKAHPEPNVLYGEVGDGNTDHYCWQRPEDMTTDRHAYKIDPSNPGSDLAGETAAAMAAASMVFRHSNPAYANELLTHARQLFDFADKYRGKYDSSITVAQKYYRSISGYNDELLWAAAWLYQATNSQYYLSYLAENGDSMGGTGWGMTEFGWDVKYAGVQTLVAKFLMQGKAGHYAPVFERYQQKAEYFMCSCLGKNSKNVQKTPGGLIFRQRWNNMQFVTSASFLATVYSDYLTSSGKSMRCSSGNVAPSQLLSFAQSQVDYILGDNPRGTSYMVGYGNSYPRQVHHRGSSIVSYKVNPTFVTCRGGYATWFSRKASDPNLLAGAIVGGPDAYDDFADERDNYEQTEPATYNNAPLVGILARLHGGHGGYNQLLPVVLPHPAPVQQKPAPQPKVTPAPASTSVPIAIEQKMTASWYAKGRTYYRYSTMVTNKSTKTLKNINLSISKLYGPIWGITQSGNSYTFPSWINSLPAGKSLEFVYIHSSSAADVSVSSYILA, encoded by the exons ATGGCAAGCTTTACAAAGCTCATTGCAATGGCTCCTCTGTTTATGTTGTTGTGTCTGCCTTTAGCTTTTGCTGGGCATGACTATGGTCAAGCCCTAAGCAAAAGCTTTCTGTTCTTCGAAGCACAAAGATCTGGTTATCTTCCTCATAACCAAAGAGTTAACTGGAGAGCTAACTCTGGTCTAAATGATGGCAAAGCCAGTGGG GTGGATCTTGTTGGTGGGTACTATGATGCAGGAGATAATGTGAAGTTTGGTTTGCCTATGGCTTTCACTGTTACAATGGTTTCTTGGAGTATTATTGAATATGGTAAACAAATGGCTAGTAGTGGTGAACTTGGTCATGCTATGGATGCTGTTAAATGGGGAACTGATTACTTCATTAAAGCTCACCCTGAACCTAATGTTCTTTATGGAGAG GTAGGAGATGGCAACACTGACCATTACTGTTGGCAAAGACCAGAAGACATGACAACAGATCGCCATGCTTATAAGATAGACCCAAGTAATCCCGGGTCGGATCTCGCCGGTGAAACCGCCGCAGCTATGGCGGCTGCCTCCATGGTTTTCCGCCACAGTAATCCTGCTTATGCCAATGAACTTCTCACTCATGCACGTCAG CTATTTGATTTTGCAGACAAGTACAGAGGCAAATATGACAGCAGCATTACTGTTGCACAAAAATATTACCGCTCAATCAGTGGCTACAAT GATGAGTTGTTGTGGGCAGCTGCTTGGTTGTATCAGGCTACTAACAGTCAGTACTACTTGAGCTACCTTGCTGAAAATGGCGACTCTATGGGTGGGACTGGCTGGGGCATGACTGAATTTGGCTGGGATGTTAAGTATGCTGGTGTGCAAACCCTCGTCGCGAAG TTCTTGATGCAAGGCAAAGCTGGCCACTATGCACCAGTCTTTGAAAGGTACCAACAGAAAGCTGAATACTTTATGTGTTCGTGCCTCGGAAAGAACAGCAAGAATGTTCAGAAAACTCCTGGTGGCTTGATTTTCCGACAAAGATGGAACAATATGCAGTTTGTTACGAGTGCCTCCTTCCTTGCCACAGTTTACTCTGACTATCTTACTTCTTCCGGTAAAAGCATGAGGTGTTCTTCGGGCAATGTTGCTCCATCTCAACTCCTATCCTTCGCTCAATCTCAG GTGGATTACATTCTTGGAGACAATCCGAGAGGGACGAGTTATATGGTGGGATATGGAAACAGCTATCCTAGACAAGTTCACCATAGGGGTTCTTCTATTGTTTCCTATAAGGTGAATCCTACATTTGTCACCTGCAGAGGTGGTTATGCCACTTGGTTTAGCCGGAAAGCAAGTGATCCTAATCTTCTCGCTGGTGCTATCGTCGGTGGCCCTGATGCGTATGATGACTTTGCTGATGAAAGAGATAACTATGAACAAACCGAGCCTGCTACTTACAACAACGCTCCTCTTGTTGGTATATTAGCTAGATTGCACGGTGGTCATGGAGGCTACAACCAGCTTCTTCCAG TTGTGCTTCCGCATCCTGCTCCTGTCCAGCAGAAACCTGCACCGCAACCAAAAGTAACTCCAGCTCCAG CATCAACTTCTGTTCCTATTGCTATTGAGCAGAAAATGACAGCTTCATGGTATGCCAAAGGAAGAACATACTACAGATATTCCACTATGGTGACCAACAAGTCAACAAaaactttgaaaaatattaatctCTCTATATCAAAGCTTTACGGTCCTATTTGGGGTATCACACAGTCTGGAAATTCTTACACTTTTCCGTCATGGATTAACTCATTACCCGCCGGGAAAAGTCTCGAGTTTGTTTATATTCATTCGTCATCTGCTGCAGATGTCTCTGTTTCAAGCTACATTCTAGCCTGA
- the LOC126677187 gene encoding protein phosphatase 2C 51-like — MPDSPKELVITCSCRRRSRNLDDQEMNTICSSVDAEEYSKSKKRNSCDPQSPPASEFESKNRTDGTYKGKKGVNRVGIIMTSGGGGDQRNDDGFDSSTCVSHGSISVIGRRRAMEDAVMVAPGVAVIEFDHVYDFFAVYDGHGGARVSNACRDRLHLLVAKEVEENDTTETAFGDRKGLSYWEKVMGVCFKKMDDEVTCGGLRDADEEGYLLSEKTVGSTAVVVLVGKEELVVANCGDSRAVLCRGGVAVALSTDHKPDRHDERRRVEAAGGRVLNWNGSRVLGVLGTSRSIGDQYLKPYVSSEPEVTVVQRMESDDFLVIGSDGLWDVISNEFACEVVKKCFGGQIKHRTFLDDFNGSWAAEAAALLAELAMAKGSRDNISVIVVELKNTPK, encoded by the exons ATGCCTGATTCCCCGAAAGAGTTGGTAATAACTTGCAGTTGTCGCAGAAGATCAAGAAACCTTGATGATCAAGAAATGAACACTATTTGCTCATCCGTTGATGCAGAAGAATATTCAAAGAGCAAGAAACGAAATTCTTGCGATCCTCAATCACCGCCAGCATCGGAATTTGAATCCAAGAACCGAACAGATGGTACCTACAAAGGAAAAAAAGGAGTAAATCGAGTAGGAATAATCATGACTAGCGGCGGCGGTGGTGATCAACGGAACGATGATGGTTTCGATAGTTCGACATGCGTGTCGCATGGTTCGATATCGGTTATCGGACGTAGGAGAGCTATGGAAGATGCTGTGATGGTTGCACCAGGAGTTGCAGTTATTGAGTTCGATCATGTTTATGATTTTTTCGCTGTTTATGACGGACATGGTGGAGCTAGGGTTTCGAATGCATGTAGGGATAGGTTACATCTTTTGGTTGCTAAAGAGGTGGAGGAGAATGATACGACTGAGACGGCTTTTGGTGATAGGAAGGGACTGAGTTATTGGGAGAAGGTGATGGGGGTTTGTTTTAAGAAGATGGATGATGAGGTGACTTGTGGTGGCCTGAGGGATGCTGATGAAGAGGGGTATTTGTTGTCGGAGAAGACTGTCGGCTCAACTGCGGTGGTGGTTCTGGTGGGGAAGGAGGAGCTGGTGGTGGCTAATTGTGGAGATTCTAGAGCTGTTCTGTGTCGTGGGGGTGTTGCTGTGGCTTTGTCTACTGATCATAAG CCTGACCGTCATGATGAGCGACGTAGAGTGGAAGCAGCCGGTGGAAGAGTCCTAAACTGGAACGGTAGCCGGGTCCTAGGTGTTCTTGGTACTTCAAGATCAATAG GAGATCAATATCTGAAGCCTTATGTAAGCTCAGAACCGGAGGTGACAGTAGTCCAGCGAATGGAGTCGGATGATTTTCTTGTAATAGGATCAGACGGTTTATGGGATGTGATATCCAATGAATTTGCTTGTGAAGTAGTGAAGAAATGTTTTGGTGGGCAGATAAAACACAGAACATTTTTAGATGATTTTAATGGAAGTTGGGCTGCAGAAGCGGCAGCATTGCTGGCCGAATTGGCGATGGCGAAGGGAAGCAGAGATAATATCAGTGTCATAGTAGTTGAGCTCAAAAACACTCCAAAATAG